AGGGCAGCACGGTCTCCATCCACGGATGGGCCATGTCGGTGTAGCCACTGCGGTCCCAGAGCTGGAAGATGGGCACCAGGCGCTCGCAGAATTCGAGGAAGCTGTACTCGCAGGTTTCCAGATGGCGGTAGTAGCTGAGACTCGCCAGCGCCTCCTCGTCGTTGGGCTCCTCGCCGTCGTCGTACTCGATGGTCAGGTGCAGCGGGTACATCCAATAGGCGAAGATCTGCGCTCCTTCACCCAGATCCATGCCCTCGCCGATGCGCTTGGCCCCCTGGGGACACGGCGAGCACCAGCTCTCCAGGCTGTCGAAGGTGTTGTTGCCCTTGGCCATGATCTTGGCGGCGTCGTCCATCAAAGTCTGCAGGTCGTCGTAGAGCAGGTAGTACTTGCGGACGTTCTTCTTGGTCTTGCGCAGCTTGAGCTTGGCCTGGGTGATGACTCCGAACTGACCGAAGCCGGAACGCACGACGTTGAACAGCTCCTGGTTCTCGGTGGCGGAGCAGGTGACCACGTCACCGGTGCCGGTGACCACGGTGAGCTCCAGCACGTTGTCCACCTGAGCTCCGTGGCGGTAGCTGGCAACCCCGAGGCCGGCGATGGAGAGAGTGCCGCTGATGCTGACCCCCAGGTTGTTGGTGAGCACCGGCGGTACCAACCCCATGGGCACCACGGTCTGCACCAGCTCGCGCCAGATCAGGCCGCCGTCGCACAGGACGGCGAGGCCGTCGGCGTCGATCTTGTGGATCTTGTTCATCCCCGAGGTGTCGAGGATGACGCCGCCGTTGGAGGTCGACTGACCGCTCTGGGAGTGGGACTGGCCGCGGGCGGTGACCGGAACCTTGTTCTCGTAGCAGTAGCGCAGCAGCTCCGCCACCTCGGCGGTCGTGGTGCAGCGGGCGATGGCGCCGGGCTCGCGGTCCACCAACTTGCCGTAGTCGGTGTGGTACGAGTCTGCAATATCTTCGAGTTGGATGATGTCACCCAACCTCTCTTTGAGCCCCTCGAGAACGCCCGGGGTAGTGGCCATGGTGGTCATAAGATCGTCTCCTTAACGTGTGGATCCAGCGCAGGGGAAAGCGGAGTCTCGCCGCAGCTAGCAGTTTCTAGCCCATCGCCGCCCCAAGGAGCAAGCGAACGGGCCCAGTGTCCAGGTTTCTAAGAGCTTCGCGGTAGCCATCGGTAGGATCTGGGACCGGCGCTTCCTTGGAGACCCAATAGAGACAACCAGTCCAGGAATCAGATCCAGGACCCGAGCGGCCCCTCGACCAGAGCTCTCCGGGAGTGGCCGTGCACCGTAAAAAAAGCACCGTAGAGAAAGCACCGTGCAGAAAGGTCCATCGACGGCCCGACTGTCAGATCTTATGACATTCCAGCAAATCGGCCCAATGGGGACTTGGATCTTCCCGCTCTGCTAGCGGATACACTGCTGCTCATGGTACGACTCGGCATCCTCTCCGACACTCATGGCCTGCTCCGTCCGGAGGTACCGGACCTCCTCGCCGGCAGCGACTTCATCCTCCACGGCGGCGATGTGGGAGATCCAGCCATCCTCCAGCGCCTGGGCCGCATCGCCCCGGTGTGGGCGGTGCGGGGCAATACGGACACTTCCCCACCCCTCACCGCCCTGCCCTTCACCGTCACCGAGGAGCTCGAAGACGACGAAGGACCGAGCTCCACGACGCTACGGATCTTCATGGTGCATCGGCAGGAAGATGTGGCGCGGGAGTGGCTGCGTGGGCCTCAGCCTGCGGGGCCGCGGCTCATCGTCTTCGGCCACAGCCACCGGCCGGAGCTCGAATGGCGCGGGCGCTGCCTGCTCCTCAACCCCGGCGCCTGCGGCCACCCCCGCTTCACTCTCCCCCTCACCGTGGCCCGGGTGACCTTCCAGCAGGGCCGCATCGAGCCGGAGATCCTGACGGTACCGAGGACTTGAGCCTCGCAGGTGATCCGTCCGACGCTCAGTCCGCCGCCACCGCCAGCTCGGCAAACATTCCCGGCCGATAGGCGGTGATGGAACCGGTGAACGCCGAGGCAGCGACGGTGAGGGGAGAGGCAAGGTACAGCTTGCCGGGACCGGAGCGGCCCTTGTAATTCCTGTTGATGGCGCTGACGGTGACCTGCTCCGCCGACTCCGAAACCCCAGGGCCGCAGCCGATGCAGGCGCCGCAGCCGGGCTGGATGAGCTGGATGCCGGCGAGGCGAAAGGTGGCCAGGTAGCCGGCGTCCCGAGCGTGTTCCGCCACCCGGCGGGAACCGAATTGAATCAAAAAGCGCACCCGGGGATGCACCCTCAGCCCCGCCGCCACCGCCTCCTTCGCCACCCGGTGGTAGAAGGCGAGATCCTCTACCTTGCCGGCGGTACAGCTCCCGCCGTAGGCGATGTCGATGGGCACCTCCCCCAGCGC
This window of the Acidobacteriota bacterium genome carries:
- a CDS encoding metallophosphoesterase family protein translates to MVRLGILSDTHGLLRPEVPDLLAGSDFILHGGDVGDPAILQRLGRIAPVWAVRGNTDTSPPLTALPFTVTEELEDDEGPSSTTLRIFMVHRQEDVAREWLRGPQPAGPRLIVFGHSHRPELEWRGRCLLLNPGACGHPRFTLPLTVARVTFQQGRIEPEILTVPRT
- a CDS encoding FAD-binding protein, encoding MTTMATTPGVLEGLKERLGDIIQLEDIADSYHTDYGKLVDREPGAIARCTTTAEVAELLRYCYENKVPVTARGQSHSQSGQSTSNGGVILDTSGMNKIHKIDADGLAVLCDGGLIWRELVQTVVPMGLVPPVLTNNLGVSISGTLSIAGLGVASYRHGAQVDNVLELTVVTGTGDVVTCSATENQELFNVVRSGFGQFGVITQAKLKLRKTKKNVRKYYLLYDDLQTLMDDAAKIMAKGNNTFDSLESWCSPCPQGAKRIGEGMDLGEGAQIFAYWMYPLHLTIEYDDGEEPNDEEALASLSYYRHLETCEYSFLEFCERLVPIFQLWDRSGYTDMAHPWMETVLPWNKACEYIEYVLSNLPPQTLGPGGHILLWPSRGDTSSTPLLMIPDDEYVIGWGLLPGVPQKYLEQALEQLDMASELSIGYGGKRYLSGYITFDTEEKWAAHFGDRWPMIKAAKKRFDPAGIMNPGFIQYE